One window from the genome of Desulfofundulus luciae encodes:
- a CDS encoding amino acid ABC transporter ATP-binding protein — protein MIKVSNLYKRFGHLEVLRGVNCDVAPQEVVVVIGPSGSGKSTFLRCLNLLEQPTAGEVVVDGVNLMDPKTDINKVRQEVGMVFQRFNLFPHKTALENITLAPIKVRGMTQHEAEEIAHNLLAKVGLSDKAHAYPDQLSGGQQQRVAIARALAMRPKVMLFDEPTSALDPEMVGEVLAVMKDLAREGMTMVVVTHEMGFAREVGDRVLFMDEGRIVEEGTPEQIFNYPQNERLKVFLSKIL, from the coding sequence GTGATTAAGGTATCCAACTTGTACAAACGCTTTGGCCACTTGGAGGTCTTAAGGGGCGTTAATTGCGATGTGGCTCCCCAGGAAGTGGTGGTGGTTATTGGACCCAGCGGTTCGGGGAAAAGCACATTTCTGCGCTGCCTGAATCTCCTGGAGCAGCCCACGGCTGGGGAAGTGGTGGTGGATGGGGTCAATCTCATGGATCCCAAAACGGACATTAACAAGGTCCGGCAGGAAGTGGGCATGGTTTTTCAGCGCTTTAACCTTTTCCCCCATAAAACGGCCCTGGAAAACATCACCCTGGCTCCCATAAAGGTACGGGGAATGACGCAACACGAGGCGGAAGAAATAGCCCATAACCTCCTGGCCAAAGTTGGTTTGAGTGATAAAGCTCATGCCTATCCCGACCAGCTATCGGGGGGACAGCAGCAAAGGGTGGCGATTGCCAGGGCGCTGGCTATGCGTCCCAAGGTGATGCTTTTCGATGAACCTACTTCGGCGCTGGATCCCGAGATGGTCGGCGAAGTCCTGGCGGTAATGAAGGACCTGGCCCGGGAGGGTATGACCATGGTGGTGGTCACCCACGAGATGGGATTTGCCCGGGAGGTGGGGGACCGGGTCCTGTTTATGGACGAAGGGCGCATTGTGGAAGAAGGGACTCCGGAGCAAATTTTCAATTACCCCCAAAATGAACGCCTTAAGGTGTTCCTTAGTAAAATCCTGTAA